Proteins from one bacterium genomic window:
- a CDS encoding ABC transporter ATP-binding protein, producing the protein MSAQLEVRGVSRFFGGLAALTDVSFTIAPGEVLGLIGPNGAGKTTMFNVVNGFYAPSGGEVRFKGERISGLKPHQICRRGMARTFQVVKPLQRMSTLDNVVASAFLRAKNRAEADARAREVLEFTGLWEVRDLLSRSLPLGLRKRLEIARALATGPDLLLLDEACAGLNPHELDESIAIIRRIRERGITIMIIEHHMKVIMSISDRVVVLNYGQKLAEGTPGQIGSNPEVIKAYLGEGAE; encoded by the coding sequence GTGAGCGCGCAGCTCGAGGTGCGGGGAGTCTCGCGGTTCTTCGGCGGCCTGGCCGCGCTGACCGACGTCAGCTTCACGATCGCGCCGGGGGAGGTCCTCGGGCTGATCGGGCCCAACGGCGCGGGCAAGACGACGATGTTCAACGTCGTCAACGGCTTCTACGCCCCCTCGGGCGGCGAGGTCCGGTTCAAGGGCGAGCGGATCTCCGGCCTCAAGCCGCACCAGATCTGCCGCCGCGGGATGGCGCGCACGTTCCAGGTGGTCAAGCCCCTGCAGCGCATGAGCACGCTCGACAACGTGGTCGCCTCGGCCTTCCTGCGCGCGAAGAACAGGGCCGAAGCGGATGCCAGGGCCCGGGAGGTCCTGGAGTTCACCGGCCTCTGGGAGGTGCGCGACCTGCTGTCCCGGAGCCTGCCGCTCGGGCTGCGCAAGCGCCTCGAGATCGCCCGGGCGCTGGCGACCGGCCCGGACCTGCTGCTGCTCGACGAGGCCTGCGCGGGCCTCAACCCCCACGAGCTGGACGAGTCGATCGCGATCATCCGCAGGATCAGGGAGCGCGGCATCACGATCATGATCATCGAGCACCACATGAAGGTCATCATGTCGATTTCCGACCGGGTCGTCGTGCTCAACTACGGCCAGAAGCTCGCCGAGGGGACGCCGGGACAGATCGGCAGCAATCCCGAGGTCATCAAGGCCTATCTCGGGGAGGGAGCGGAGTGA
- a CDS encoding ABC transporter ATP-binding protein, producing MLEVGGVDVFYGDVQVLWDLSFSVGRGEIVALIGANGAGKSTTLKTVSGLLKPRRGEILYQGAALAAVEPYRLVERGIVHVPEARRLFVEMSVEENLDMGALRGEARRKREQTKEQVFGIFPRLAERRRQLAGTLSGGEQQMVAIARGLMSLPQLMMFDEPSLGLAPILVQEIFNVVRRIRQEGTTVLIVEQNVRQTLAIADRAYVLETGKVGMEGTGRDLLNDPHVKAAYLGL from the coding sequence CTGCTGGAGGTGGGGGGCGTCGACGTCTTCTACGGGGACGTCCAGGTGCTCTGGGACCTCTCGTTCTCGGTCGGCAGGGGGGAGATCGTCGCCCTGATCGGCGCGAACGGCGCGGGCAAGTCGACGACGCTCAAGACGGTCTCGGGCCTGCTCAAGCCGCGCCGCGGCGAGATTCTCTACCAGGGGGCAGCGCTGGCCGCGGTCGAGCCCTACCGCCTCGTCGAGCGCGGCATCGTCCACGTCCCCGAGGCGCGGCGGCTCTTCGTCGAGATGAGCGTCGAGGAGAACCTGGACATGGGCGCGCTGCGCGGCGAGGCCCGCAGGAAGCGCGAGCAGACTAAGGAGCAGGTCTTCGGGATCTTCCCGCGGCTGGCGGAGCGGCGGCGCCAGCTCGCCGGCACGCTCTCGGGCGGCGAGCAGCAGATGGTCGCCATCGCCCGCGGGCTGATGAGCCTGCCGCAGCTGATGATGTTCGACGAGCCGTCGCTCGGGCTCGCGCCGATCCTCGTGCAGGAGATCTTCAACGTCGTGCGCCGGATCCGGCAGGAGGGGACGACCGTGCTGATCGTCGAGCAGAACGTCCGCCAGACGCTCGCGATCGCCGACCGCGCCTACGTGCTCGAGACCGGGAAGGTCGGGATGGAGGGGACCGGCCGCGACCTGCTCAACGACCCCCACGTAAAGGCCGCCTACCTGGGGCTCTAG